The DNA sequence gaaaatgcTCTCAGAGATGATGTGCAGGAGGAGCtgccggcagcagcagcagcagcagcagcagcagcaggagcaggatgGGAAAGAGGCTCCACAGAGGGACGCTGCCGGCCGCAGGCAGCGCGCCTGGTCCAAGGGCTGCAGGGGGCGCCTGCAGGGGCGGAGGacaggggggggaggagggtggtCAAGGGGGCGCAATCACCAGCACCCTCAGCGTCATCACCCTCATCACCCTCATCACCCTCATCACCCCGGACACGTCCAGAGGCCGGCGATGTCGCTCCGGCCCGTCAACGTGAAGGGGAACAGGGTGAGGGGCATGCGGGCCCCCAAGAACACCAACCAGTTTCTGATGCACGAGAAGTACCAGATGCTGCACCTGCGCTCCGACTCGGTGGGGAGcgacagcggcagcagcggctccGACAGCGACACGGAGCTCACGGACATGGACTCGTACCTGGGCGTCCTGGAGAACGCCAGGGGAGCGCTGCTGGACAGTCCCAACCCACACAACAACTCATGCACCCCCCCAGGACAGATCCTGGTACTGCACGGGGACGGCCTGCGTCTGCACGAGGACAGCCTGCGTCCGCAGGAGGACA is a window from the Scophthalmus maximus strain ysfricsl-2021 chromosome 6, ASM2237912v1, whole genome shotgun sequence genome containing:
- the wu:fb55g09 gene encoding coiled-coil domain-containing glutamate-rich protein 1, with the protein product MLSEMMCRRSCRQQQQQQQQQQEQDGKEAPQRDAAGRRQRAWSKGCRGRLQGRRTGGGGGWSRGRNHQHPQRHHPHHPHHPHHPGHVQRPAMSLRPVNVKGNRVRGMRAPKNTNQFLMHEKYQMLHLRSDSVGSDSGSSGSDSDTELTDMDSYLGVLENARGALLDSPNPHNNSCTPPGQILVLHGDGLRLHEDSLRPQEDSMQYFPSEDDLMQSQNFMQRDFVEFCDILSP